A genome region from Crossiella equi includes the following:
- a CDS encoding SAM-dependent methyltransferase produces the protein MEQRLSWVPKEVDVSKPSAARVYDYFLGGGYNFAVDRAFAQKLLEVSPTFAGVCQHNRSFLRRAVLHMLDNGIRQFLDIGSGLPTTGNVHEIAQAVDPSSRVVYVDNEPVAIAHSELMLKDNDRAVILHADVRDPDWILGSPQTRELIDFREPVGLLMVALLHFVPPEDQPEAFLRRYRDALAPGSFFALSQGTEERQPPEVHKIKALYNNSPNKVTTRTSAEITAFLGDFEVLEPGLVFTPEWRPEVPSDVPEQPELAGFYAIVGRKR, from the coding sequence GTGGAACAGAGACTGAGCTGGGTCCCCAAGGAAGTGGACGTGTCCAAACCGAGCGCGGCTCGGGTCTACGACTACTTCCTCGGCGGCGGGTACAACTTCGCCGTCGACCGCGCCTTCGCCCAGAAGCTGCTCGAGGTCTCCCCCACCTTCGCCGGGGTCTGCCAGCACAACCGCTCGTTCCTGCGCCGCGCGGTGCTGCACATGCTCGACAACGGCATCCGCCAGTTCCTCGACATCGGGTCCGGGCTGCCCACCACCGGCAACGTGCACGAGATCGCCCAGGCCGTCGACCCGTCCTCGCGGGTGGTCTACGTCGACAACGAGCCGGTCGCGATCGCGCACAGCGAGCTGATGCTCAAGGACAACGACCGGGCGGTCATCCTGCACGCCGACGTGCGCGACCCGGACTGGATCCTGGGCTCGCCGCAGACCCGGGAGCTGATCGACTTCCGGGAGCCGGTCGGGCTGCTGATGGTCGCGCTGCTGCACTTCGTACCGCCGGAGGACCAGCCCGAGGCGTTCCTGCGCCGGTACCGGGACGCGCTCGCCCCGGGCAGCTTCTTCGCGCTGTCCCAGGGCACCGAGGAGCGCCAGCCGCCCGAGGTGCACAAGATCAAGGCCCTGTACAACAACAGCCCGAACAAGGTGACCACCCGCACCAGCGCGGAGATCACCGCCTTCCTCGGCGACTTCGAGGTCCTCGAGCCCGGGCTGGTCTTCACGCCGGAGTGGCGGCCCGAGGTGCCGTCGGACGTGCCCGAACAACCCGAGCTGGCCGGGTTCTACGCGATTGTGGGTCGTAAGCGGTGA
- a CDS encoding type II toxin-antitoxin system VapC family toxin, with protein sequence MSFLLDTNIVSEIRKKEPNAGVASWFASVPASELFLSVMVVGEIRQGIERLARRDPAQAGTFEHWLGQLTTVYGDRIVPVTSEVAEVWGRLNVPNPLPVVDGLLAATALVHGWTLVTRNVDDVATTGVRLLNPFSRGA encoded by the coding sequence GTGAGCTTCCTCCTCGACACGAACATCGTGTCGGAGATCCGCAAGAAGGAGCCCAATGCGGGCGTCGCCTCGTGGTTCGCCTCGGTTCCCGCAAGTGAGTTGTTCCTGAGCGTCATGGTCGTCGGCGAGATCAGGCAGGGCATCGAGCGCTTGGCCAGGCGGGACCCGGCCCAGGCAGGCACGTTCGAGCACTGGCTTGGGCAACTGACCACTGTCTACGGTGACCGGATCGTCCCAGTCACCAGCGAGGTCGCCGAGGTGTGGGGGCGTCTCAACGTGCCCAACCCGTTGCCCGTGGTCGACGGTCTGCTGGCCGCGACCGCCCTGGTGCACGGGTGGACCCTCGTCACGCGAAACGTGGACGACGTGGCCACCACCGGCGTGCGCCTGCTGAACCCGTTCAGCAGGGGTGCCTGA
- a CDS encoding phosphocholine-specific phospholipase C produces the protein MTVSRRQVLTAAVATAGAAALGSLLPPSVLAAIARPAPSGGLRGLRHVVVLMQENRSFDHYYGSLRGVRGFGDRNALELPGGASVFAQPRAGAEPVLPFSVRQAARDSQRPGEAVHYIGDLDHDWDGGHQAWGQGRLDGWIAAKSPATMAYYDRTDLPFHYELADTFTLCDAYHCSVFGATNPNRMYLMSGTVGFEPPPNATRRAVRNWAYAEDTHAGYDWTTYPERLEAAGKSWKVYQEYDNFQDNALEFFQRFKAIARKALLPAGGFKSLDTFYGKVRDAEPAERQRLLDLLAQGVATLTPAERALYDKGLHREPEGGLVAALRADIAAGTLPRVSWLVPSALDSEHPGASSPAASAGITYQVLDALASDPETWAHTALIINYDENDGYFDHVPPPVPPPGTADELVDGQPIGLGFRVPATIVSPWTVGGHVNSQVFDHTSVIRFLETWLGVREPNISAWRRTACGDLTSVFDFGTGRPSRVPPEPARTPPAMSRWRPAAPAKASMPVPEPGTRPSRALPYQPDAWAVLDATRSHLLLDLANTGEASAHFSLHAYAGEFAVPRQYDVLGTRQDAVALPGADYRLTLLGPNGFRREFGGSRSSAAEVRTEVAGIARLLRITLRNNGNTPLTFDLAGRRVRVSPRGSRVVHHSAAADGGWYDLTVRVLGEGSFLRRLAGRVENGRHGVGQG, from the coding sequence GTGACTGTCTCCCGCCGCCAGGTCCTGACCGCCGCCGTCGCCACCGCGGGCGCCGCCGCGCTCGGCTCCCTGCTGCCCCCGTCCGTGCTCGCCGCGATCGCCCGGCCCGCCCCGTCCGGGGGCCTGCGCGGGCTGCGGCACGTCGTGGTGCTCATGCAGGAGAACCGCTCCTTCGACCACTACTACGGCTCGCTGCGCGGGGTGCGTGGCTTCGGGGACCGCAACGCCCTGGAGCTGCCCGGCGGCGCGTCGGTGTTCGCCCAGCCCAGGGCCGGTGCGGAGCCGGTGCTGCCGTTCTCGGTGCGCCAAGCGGCCAGGGACAGCCAGCGGCCGGGGGAGGCCGTGCACTACATCGGCGACCTCGACCACGACTGGGACGGCGGGCACCAGGCCTGGGGCCAGGGGCGGCTGGACGGCTGGATCGCCGCCAAGTCGCCCGCGACCATGGCCTACTACGACCGGACCGACCTGCCGTTCCACTACGAGCTGGCCGACACCTTCACCCTGTGTGACGCCTACCACTGCTCGGTGTTCGGGGCGACCAACCCGAACCGGATGTACCTGATGAGCGGCACGGTCGGGTTCGAGCCGCCGCCCAACGCCACCCGCCGCGCGGTGCGCAACTGGGCCTACGCCGAGGACACGCACGCCGGGTACGACTGGACCACCTACCCCGAGCGGCTGGAGGCGGCGGGCAAGAGCTGGAAGGTCTACCAGGAGTACGACAACTTCCAGGACAACGCGCTGGAGTTCTTCCAGCGGTTCAAGGCCATCGCGCGCAAGGCGCTGCTCCCGGCGGGCGGGTTCAAGTCGCTGGACACCTTCTACGGCAAGGTCCGGGACGCCGAGCCCGCCGAACGGCAGCGCCTGCTGGACCTGTTGGCCCAGGGTGTGGCCACGCTGACCCCGGCCGAGCGCGCGCTCTACGACAAGGGCCTGCACCGCGAGCCCGAGGGCGGGCTGGTGGCCGCGCTGCGCGCCGACATCGCCGCGGGCACGCTGCCGCGGGTCTCCTGGCTGGTGCCCTCGGCGCTGGACTCCGAGCACCCGGGCGCCTCCTCCCCGGCGGCCAGCGCGGGCATCACCTACCAGGTGCTGGACGCCCTGGCCTCGGATCCGGAGACCTGGGCGCACACCGCGCTGATCATCAACTACGACGAGAACGACGGCTACTTCGACCACGTGCCGCCGCCGGTGCCCCCGCCCGGCACCGCCGACGAGCTGGTGGACGGGCAGCCCATCGGCCTGGGCTTCCGGGTGCCCGCGACCATCGTGTCGCCGTGGACGGTCGGCGGGCACGTGAACTCGCAGGTCTTCGACCACACCTCGGTGATCCGGTTCCTGGAGACCTGGCTGGGCGTGCGCGAGCCCAACATCAGCGCGTGGCGGCGCACCGCCTGCGGCGACTTGACCTCGGTGTTCGACTTCGGCACCGGCCGCCCGTCCCGGGTGCCGCCGGAGCCCGCGCGCACCCCGCCCGCGATGTCGCGCTGGCGGCCCGCCGCCCCGGCCAAGGCCAGCATGCCGGTGCCGGAGCCGGGCACCCGGCCCTCGCGCGCGCTGCCGTACCAGCCGGACGCCTGGGCAGTGCTGGACGCCACCCGGAGCCACCTGCTGCTGGACCTGGCCAACACCGGCGAGGCCAGCGCGCACTTCTCCCTGCACGCCTACGCGGGCGAGTTCGCGGTGCCCCGGCAGTACGACGTGCTGGGCACCCGCCAGGACGCGGTGGCCCTGCCGGGCGCGGACTACCGGCTGACCCTGTTGGGGCCCAACGGGTTCCGCCGCGAGTTCGGGGGCAGCCGGAGCAGTGCGGCGGAGGTGCGCACCGAGGTCGCGGGCATCGCTCGGCTGCTGCGGATCACCTTGCGCAACAACGGGAACACCCCGCTGACCTTCGACCTGGCCGGGCGGCGGGTGCGGGTGTCGCCGCGTGGCAGCCGCGTCGTGCACCACTCGGCCGCGGCCGACGGCGGCTGGTACGACCTGACCGTGCGGGTGCTGGGCGAGGGCTCGTTCCTGCGCAGGCTCGCCGGGCGCGTGGAGAACGGGCGCCACGGCGTGGGACAGGGCTGA
- a CDS encoding DivIVA domain-containing protein has product MNDRGLTPKDVRDVEFGMASLLRRGYDEGEVDTFLDRIEATLRGEDTLTARQVEEVTFSKPPLGRRGYHVDEVDAFLDAVVSTLSEAEDATH; this is encoded by the coding sequence ATGAACGACCGGGGACTCACCCCGAAGGACGTCCGCGACGTGGAGTTCGGCATGGCCTCGCTGCTGCGCCGCGGCTACGACGAGGGCGAGGTGGACACCTTCCTCGACCGGATCGAGGCCACGCTGCGCGGCGAGGACACCCTGACCGCGCGCCAGGTGGAAGAGGTGACCTTCAGCAAGCCGCCGCTGGGCAGGCGGGGTTACCACGTGGACGAGGTGGACGCCTTCCTCGACGCGGTGGTGTCCACACTGTCCGAGGCCGAGGACGCCACGCACTGA
- a CDS encoding SAM-dependent methyltransferase: MTVVDRRTWVPTEINVEQPSAARVYDYLLGGSYNFAADRAFARQALSIHPGLALVCRENRAFLRRAVRYCQSQGITQFLDIGSGLPTTGNVHEVAPEARVVYVDHEPVAVAHSRMMLKDSDRAAIVHADFREPETILGSPEARRLLDLGQPVGLLIVAVLHFVLDTDLVKDTLSRLRRELAPGSFLVLSHGTLDEQPPSAREIQELYNRSPNKVITRTKQECTDLMDGFDLVEPGVVFTPLWRPESPELVLPDPTEAGWYGLVGRKP, from the coding sequence GTGACCGTCGTCGACCGTCGGACCTGGGTGCCGACCGAGATCAACGTGGAGCAGCCGAGCGCGGCCCGCGTGTACGACTACCTGCTCGGGGGCAGCTACAACTTCGCCGCCGACCGGGCCTTCGCCCGCCAGGCGCTGTCCATCCACCCCGGCCTGGCGCTGGTCTGCCGGGAGAACCGGGCGTTCCTGCGCCGCGCGGTGCGCTACTGCCAGTCCCAGGGCATCACCCAGTTCCTGGACATCGGCTCCGGCCTGCCCACCACCGGCAACGTGCACGAGGTCGCCCCGGAGGCCCGCGTGGTCTACGTCGACCACGAGCCGGTCGCGGTCGCGCACAGCCGCATGATGCTCAAGGACAGCGACCGGGCCGCGATCGTGCACGCCGACTTCCGCGAACCGGAGACCATCCTGGGCTCGCCCGAGGCCCGCCGCCTGCTCGACCTGGGGCAGCCGGTCGGGCTGCTCATCGTCGCGGTGCTGCACTTCGTGCTGGACACCGACCTGGTCAAGGACACCCTCTCCCGGTTGCGCCGCGAGCTCGCACCGGGCAGTTTCCTGGTGCTGTCCCACGGCACGCTCGACGAGCAGCCGCCCTCGGCCCGGGAGATCCAGGAGCTCTACAACCGCAGCCCGAACAAGGTCATCACGCGGACGAAGCAGGAGTGCACGGACCTGATGGACGGTTTCGACCTGGTCGAGCCAGGAGTGGTGTTCACCCCGCTGTGGCGGCCCGAGTCGCCGGAGCTGGTGCTGCCCGACCCCACCGAGGCGGGCTGGTACGGGCTGGTGGGGCGCAAGCCGTGA
- a CDS encoding TetR/AcrR family transcriptional regulator: MTTSPAGGRRRPGPAPRLSRDLIAEAVLGVGFDEVTVTAVAQRLNATHAALYRHVTDRDDLVRSAVERVAARAPEPPLSDDWAECLRGEAWIRWRIFTEYPGIRQAVASMEWATEPFAARSLPLMQQLVALGFSAQQALLAVDLVIDQVDQSAMTAVSVRRMGAEKVRALVDSYFPEDQDEVLREIAYHAMAEDQDEWFASKLAVTLAGIRVTLAPGIPATPPGDA; the protein is encoded by the coding sequence GTGACTACTTCACCCGCCGGGGGACGACGGCGGCCCGGTCCCGCGCCACGGCTGAGCCGGGACCTCATCGCGGAGGCCGTGCTCGGCGTGGGCTTCGACGAGGTCACCGTCACGGCGGTGGCCCAGCGGCTCAACGCCACGCACGCCGCGCTGTACCGGCACGTCACCGACCGGGACGACCTGGTGCGGTCGGCGGTGGAGCGGGTGGCCGCCCGCGCGCCCGAGCCCCCGCTCAGCGACGACTGGGCGGAGTGCCTGCGCGGGGAGGCGTGGATCCGGTGGCGGATCTTCACCGAGTACCCGGGCATCCGGCAGGCGGTGGCGTCGATGGAGTGGGCCACCGAGCCGTTCGCGGCGCGCAGCCTGCCCCTGATGCAGCAGCTGGTCGCGCTCGGCTTCAGCGCCCAGCAGGCGCTGCTGGCCGTGGACCTGGTGATCGACCAGGTCGACCAGTCCGCGATGACCGCGGTCAGCGTGCGCCGGATGGGGGCCGAGAAGGTCCGGGCGCTGGTCGACAGCTACTTCCCGGAGGACCAGGACGAGGTCCTGCGGGAGATCGCCTACCACGCCATGGCCGAGGACCAGGACGAGTGGTTCGCCAGCAAGCTGGCCGTCACCCTGGCGGGGATCCGCGTCACACTCGCTCCGGGGATCCCCGCTACCCCACCGGGTGACGCCTGA
- a CDS encoding putative bifunctional diguanylate cyclase/phosphodiesterase, with product MDGQTDFARLWTAQVYGTSFVSLTRPETERFLLGLTGRLAAALTAEPFSALPAAEVAEDLVAAHYTGPTVLDRTLRLVGDHLLSSVDLSGNGASPNGDLTGRVHALMASLAAGYADALRERTFDEQETIKRAVLRARDDAEAALRTSDARFRTMFAVSPVGLAVTDLAGRLTEFNAALLGILRIGHAELAGRTLAEFVHPEDAAALARAEAELEAGLVEGYQTEKRFLLGDDDLVWAYLSVALIHDSTGAPAYRMAMVEDISQRHLLFEQLRRQTLHDPLTALPNRTRFTAAVDGLLAQAGPHARVALCLFDLDGFRVVNGGLGPGVGDEVLKEVAGRIRAEVADEPEAMPAYLGGDRFAVLLPRSAGGQNAVAVTERVLAAVGRPIQVVGHRLTVSASAGIVERPAAGVRTEDLLRDADVTLHWAKTDGRAQWTLFDADRARRERARYEMATTMALAMENEEFYLEYQPVVRLSDGSVRAVEALLRWDHPELGLLVQDDFCVLAEEIGLIVRLGSWVLREACTQAARWAERLGERAPGVSVNLCPRQLRDADLVRDVRAVLAETGLAPERLWLEVSENAVSPNAAEAIETVDILAEMGVAVVLDDFGRDPADPAHLRTLPLRAVKVTRLPSAETAPDPAREQAVGDLINLAHVLELPVIVDHVHTREQAEVLATLGCDAGQGPYYGKADTDAHSLLSGRSGAESK from the coding sequence ATGGACGGCCAGACCGACTTCGCCCGGCTGTGGACCGCACAGGTCTACGGCACGAGCTTCGTCTCCCTGACCCGGCCGGAGACCGAGCGCTTCCTGCTCGGCCTGACCGGGCGGCTGGCCGCCGCCCTCACCGCGGAGCCGTTCTCCGCGCTGCCCGCCGCCGAGGTGGCCGAGGACCTGGTCGCCGCGCACTACACCGGACCCACCGTGCTGGACCGCACGCTGCGCCTGGTCGGCGACCACCTGCTGTCCAGTGTGGACTTATCCGGGAACGGGGCCTCGCCGAACGGGGACCTGACCGGCCGGGTGCACGCCCTGATGGCCTCGCTGGCCGCCGGGTACGCCGACGCGCTGCGCGAGCGCACCTTCGACGAGCAGGAGACGATCAAGCGCGCGGTGCTGCGGGCCCGGGACGACGCCGAGGCCGCGCTGCGCACCAGTGACGCCCGCTTCCGCACGATGTTCGCCGTCTCCCCGGTCGGGCTCGCGGTCACCGACCTGGCGGGGCGGCTCACCGAGTTCAACGCCGCGCTGCTGGGCATCCTGCGCATCGGCCACGCCGAGCTGGCCGGGCGCACACTCGCCGAGTTCGTGCACCCCGAGGACGCGGCCGCGCTGGCCCGGGCCGAGGCCGAGCTCGAGGCCGGGCTGGTCGAGGGCTACCAGACCGAGAAGCGCTTCCTGCTCGGCGACGACGACCTGGTGTGGGCCTACCTGTCCGTGGCGCTGATCCACGACAGCACGGGCGCCCCCGCCTACCGGATGGCGATGGTCGAGGACATCTCCCAGCGCCACCTGCTGTTCGAGCAGCTGCGCAGGCAGACCCTGCACGACCCGCTGACCGCCCTGCCCAACCGCACCCGCTTCACCGCCGCGGTGGACGGCCTGCTCGCCCAGGCCGGGCCGCACGCGCGGGTGGCGCTGTGCCTGTTCGACCTGGACGGCTTCCGCGTGGTCAACGGCGGCCTGGGGCCGGGGGTGGGCGACGAGGTGCTCAAGGAGGTCGCCGGGCGCATCCGCGCCGAGGTGGCGGACGAGCCCGAGGCCATGCCCGCCTACCTGGGCGGCGACCGGTTCGCGGTGCTGCTGCCGAGGTCGGCGGGCGGGCAGAACGCGGTCGCGGTCACCGAGCGGGTGCTGGCCGCGGTGGGCAGGCCGATCCAGGTCGTCGGGCACCGGCTGACCGTCTCGGCCAGCGCGGGCATCGTGGAGCGCCCGGCCGCCGGGGTGCGCACCGAGGACCTGCTGCGCGATGCCGACGTCACCCTGCACTGGGCCAAGACCGACGGCCGGGCGCAGTGGACGCTCTTCGACGCCGACCGGGCCAGGCGCGAGCGCGCCCGGTACGAGATGGCCACCACGATGGCGCTGGCCATGGAGAACGAGGAGTTCTACCTCGAGTACCAGCCGGTGGTGCGCCTGTCCGACGGGTCGGTGCGCGCGGTGGAGGCGCTGCTGCGCTGGGACCACCCGGAGCTGGGCCTGCTGGTCCAGGACGACTTCTGCGTGCTGGCCGAGGAGATCGGCCTGATCGTGCGCCTGGGCAGCTGGGTGCTGCGCGAGGCGTGCACGCAGGCCGCGCGCTGGGCCGAGCGGCTCGGCGAGCGGGCGCCGGGGGTGAGCGTGAACCTGTGCCCGAGGCAGCTGCGTGACGCCGACCTGGTCCGCGACGTGCGGGCCGTGCTGGCCGAGACCGGGCTGGCCCCGGAGCGGCTGTGGCTGGAGGTCTCGGAGAACGCGGTCTCCCCGAACGCCGCCGAGGCCATCGAGACCGTGGACATCCTGGCCGAGATGGGCGTGGCGGTGGTGCTGGACGACTTCGGCCGCGACCCGGCCGACCCGGCGCACCTGCGCACGCTGCCGCTGCGCGCGGTCAAGGTCACCCGGCTGCCGAGCGCGGAGACCGCCCCGGACCCGGCGCGCGAACAGGCGGTCGGCGATCTCATCAACCTGGCCCACGTGCTCGAGCTGCCGGTTATCGTGGACCACGTGCACACCCGGGAGCAGGCCGAGGTCCTGGCCACCCTGGGCTGCGACGCGGGGCAGGGGCCGTACTACGGCAAGGCCGACACGGACGCCCACTCGCTGCTCTCCGGGAGATCCGGGGCCGAGAGTAAGTAG
- a CDS encoding SAM-dependent methyltransferase: protein MSNPMPRAYWVPREVDTERPSAARIYDYYLGGGYNFESDRAFARKAIELLPTLPMIAQQNRVFLRRAVRFLISQGIRQFLDIGSGIPSVGNVHEVAQQVDPKARVVYVDNEPVAVAHSRMMLTGDPRTAVIQADVRDPDSILGAPETKKLIDFDEPVGLLMVALLHFIPHADEPKAFLARYRDAIAPGSHLALSHATLEHQPAHTEQVRRLYENSQNPMTSRTKADVEQLFDGYDLVAPGVVFTPAWRPDSPEDVGANPERSVIYAAVGRRR from the coding sequence GTGAGCAACCCCATGCCGCGCGCCTACTGGGTGCCCAGGGAGGTCGACACCGAGCGGCCCAGCGCCGCCCGCATCTACGACTACTACCTGGGCGGTGGCTACAACTTCGAGTCCGACCGGGCCTTCGCCCGCAAGGCCATCGAGCTGCTGCCCACGCTGCCGATGATCGCCCAGCAGAACCGGGTGTTCCTGCGCCGGGCGGTGCGCTTCCTTATCTCCCAGGGCATCCGGCAGTTCCTGGACATCGGCTCGGGCATCCCGAGCGTGGGCAACGTGCACGAGGTCGCCCAGCAGGTCGACCCGAAGGCGCGCGTGGTCTACGTGGACAACGAGCCGGTCGCGGTCGCGCACAGCCGCATGATGCTCACCGGCGACCCGCGCACGGCCGTGATCCAGGCCGACGTACGCGACCCGGACTCGATCCTGGGCGCCCCGGAGACCAAGAAGCTGATCGACTTCGACGAGCCGGTCGGCCTGCTGATGGTGGCGCTGCTGCACTTCATCCCGCACGCCGACGAGCCCAAGGCCTTCCTCGCCCGCTACCGCGACGCGATCGCGCCGGGCAGCCACCTCGCGCTCTCGCACGCCACCCTGGAGCACCAGCCCGCGCACACCGAGCAGGTGCGCAGGCTGTACGAGAACAGCCAGAACCCGATGACCTCCCGCACCAAGGCCGACGTCGAGCAGCTCTTCGACGGCTACGACCTGGTCGCACCGGGTGTGGTGTTCACCCCCGCGTGGCGACCGGACAGCCCCGAGGACGTCGGCGCCAACCCGGAACGGTCGGTGATCTACGCCGCGGTGGGCCGGCGGCGGTGA